GCCCTCCCCGGTACGGCCCCGTCCCCGGCCGGCGCCCCCGCCGGACCCCCGGGACCCAACGCGCCCACGCCGAACGCGCCCTACGCCCCCACGCCGTACGCACCCGGCACCCCGGCACCGTACGGCCCCACCGACCCGGCCACGGTCCCGGGCGCGCAGCCGCAGGCCCCGGTCCCGGGCGCCCGGGACGAGGCGCCCCCCAGCACCCCCGCGACCCAGGCCCCCGCCCCGACGCCCTCCGGCAGGTGAGCAGTGCCCTCCCAGGAACCTCCGCACCGCCGCGTACCCCGGCCCTCCGCCGCCCGGCGCCCCACCGGACGCACCTCCGGCAGCGCCCGTACGAGCGGCTCCGCACACCCCCGCCCCGCGTCGGGCAAGGCCTCCGTCTCAGGCCGGGGCCCCGCCGCGCGCCGCCCCCGCCAGGCCCCGCCCAGGCCCCCGGCCCCGCGCCCACTGCGCCTGGGCAGCCCGCGCCCGCGCCTCCGCCTGGTCAGCGTCGGCCTCACCCTCGTCATGCTGGCGTTCGTCGTGCGCCTCCTCCAGGTCCAGGCCGTGGACGCCGCCGCGTACGCCGCCAAGGCCGAGAAGAACCGCTACCTCAGCCACAAGCTGGCCGCCGAGCGCGGCGAGATCACCGACCGGTCCGGCATCGCGCTCGCCACCAGCGTGGACGCGTACGACATCACCGCCGACCCGAAGATGTTCACCCCGCAGGAGAGCAAGGTCCCCGACGCGCCCGAGCAGGCCGCCGCGCTCCTCGCGCCGATCCTCGGCAAGGACCCCGCCGCCCTCGTACGCACCCTCAAGTCCCCGCCCTCGCCCCGGTACGCCGTCCTCGCACGCAAGCAGACCCCGCAGGTCTGGAACCAGATCAAGGACCTCAAGGCGCTGTTCGCCAAGAAGGCCCGCGAGGACAAGGCCAAGGGCGGACCCGGCGTCAGCGTCCTCGCGGGCGTGCTCAGCGAGAAGAGCACCAAACGCGTCTACCCGAACGGCTCCCTCGGCGCCGGGATACTGGGCTACGTCAACGCCGAGGGCCACGGCGCCGGCGGCCTCGAGTCGATGCTCGACGAGGAGCTCGCCGGGCGCGACGGCAAGATCACGTACGCGCACTCCGGCGGCCGCCGCGTGCCCACCGCCCAGGCCCGCGAGACCCCCGCCGTCCCCGGCTCCGACATCGAGCTGACCATCGACCGGGACATCCAGTGGGCCGCCCAGAAGGCCATCAGCGAGCAGGTCGCCGCCTCCCGCGCCGACCGGGGCTACGTCATCGTGCAGAACACCCGCACCGGCGAGGTCCTCGCCATGGCCAACGCCCCCGGCTTCGACCCCAACGACCTGTCGCAGGCCGACTCCGCCGCCATGGGCAACGCCGCCCTCCAGGACGCCTTCGAACCCGGCTCCACCGCCAAGGTGATGTCGATGGCCGCCGTACTGGAGGAAGGCGTCGCCACCCCCTCCACCCATGTCGTCGTCCCCAACCGGCTCCACCGCGGCGACCGGCTGTTCAAGGACGACATCGACCACCCCACCTGGTACCTGACGCTCAACGGCGTCCTCGCCAAGTCGTCCAACATCGGTACCATCCTCGCCACCGGACAGCTCGGCAAGAACCAGGCGGAGGCCAACCGGGTCCTCCACTCCTACCTGCGCAAGTTCGGCATCGGCAGCCCCACCGGGCTCGGCTACCCCGGCGAGACCTCCGGCATCCTCGCCCGCCCCGAGGACTGGAACACCTCCCAGCAGTACACGATCCCGTTCGGCCAGGGACTGTCCGTCAACGCCATGCAGGCCGCCTCCGTCTACTCGACCATCGCCAACGGCGGCGTCCGCATCGAACCCACCCTCGTACGCGGCACCCGCGGCCCCGACGGCCGCTTCACCCCCGCGCCCGAACCCGACAAGACGCGTGTCGTGAGCGAGAAGACCGCCAAGACCCTCGCCGCCATGCTGGAATCGGTCGTGGACGACCAGGAGGGAACCGGCACCAAGGCCGCCATCCCCGGCTACCGCGTCGCCGGCAAGACCGGCACGGCCAACCGCGTGGACCCGCAACTCGGCCGCTACAAGGGCTACACGGCGTCCTTCGCCGGCTTCGCACCCGCCGACGACCCCCAGCTCACCGTCTACTGCGCCATCCAGAACCCCACCCAGGGCAGCTACTTCGGCGGCCAGATCTGCGGCCCCGTCCACAAGAAGGTCATGGAGTTCGCCCTGAAGACCCTGCACATCGCGCCGACCGGAGCACAGCCCCCGCGCATGCCGGTCACCTTCACACCCGGCAGCTGAGCCGAGGGGAGCCCCAGTGACAACGATCACGCCCGATCCCGGGAACCGATCCGGCACCGACCGCGCCGCGGCGGCCTCATTTAGCCCGATCACGGGTGCGCCCGGTACGCTCACCGCCGTGCCACACCCTGATCAGTCCCCAGCAACCGACCAGGGCGCCCCCGCGAAACAGCCGGGAGCCCCCCGTCCGGTCCAGGTCCGCCCCACGCCCCTCGGCGAACTGGCAGCCCGCCTGGACGTCCCCGCTCCGCACGAGCCGAACCGGCCGTACGAGGGGCAGGTCACCGGCATCACCCACGACTCCAGAGCCGTACGCCCCGGAGACGTGTACGCCGCACTGCCGGGCGCCCGGCTGCACGGTGCCGACTTCGCCGCCCAGGCCGCCGACCTCGGAGCCGTCGCGATCCTCACCGACCCGTCCGGAGCCGACCGCGCCGCCGCGACGGGCCTGCCCGTCCTCACGGTCGAGGACCCGCGGGGCCGGATGGGCGAACTCGCCGCCGAGATCTACGGCCGCCCCGGCACGGACCTCCTCCAGATCGGCATCACCGGAACGTCCGGCAAGACCACCACGGCGTACCTGGTGGAAGGCGGCCTCAAGGCCGCCGGACGCGCACCGGGACTGATCGGCACGGTCGAGACGCGCATCGGCGAGGAGCGGATCAAGTCCGAGCGGACCACCCCCGAGGCGACCGACCTCCAGGCCCTGTTCGCCGTCATGCGCGAACGCGGCGTCGAGGCCGTCGCCATGGAGGTGTCCAGCCACGCCCTCGTGCTCGGCCGGGTGGACGGCTGCGTCTTCGACGTCGCCGTCTTCAACAACCTCAGCCCGGAGCACATGGAGTTCCACTCCGGCATGGAGGACTACTTCCAGGCCAAGGCGCAGCTGTTCACGCCGCGCCGCTCCCGCCAGGGCGTCGTCAACTACGACGACCCGTACGGCAGGAGGCTCGTCACCGAGGCCACCGTGCCCGTCGTGACCTTCTCCGCCGACGGCGACCCGGACGCCGACTGGCGCGCCGAGGACGTCCGCAGCGGCCCCCTCGGCAGCACGTTCACCATCGTCGGCCCCAAGGACGAGCGGATCAGCGCCAAGTCGCCGCTCGCCGGTCCTTTCAACGTCGCGAACACCCTCGCCGCCGTCGTCACCCTCGCCGTCGCGGGGATCGACCCGCAGACCGCCGCCGACGGCGTCGCCGCCGTGCCCGGCGTGCCCGGCCGCCTGGAGCGCGTGGACGCGGGCCAGCCGTACCTCGCCGTGGTGGACTACGCCCACAAGACCGACGCCGTCGAGTCCGTGCTGCGTACGCTGCGCAAGGTCACCGAGGGACGGCTGCACATCGTCCTCGGCTGCGGCGGCGACCGCGACACCACCAAGCGCGGCCCCATGGGCGCCGCCGCGGCGCGCCTCGCCGACACGGCCGTGCTGACCTCCGACAACCCCCGCTCCGAGGACCCCCTCGCGATCCTCTCCGCCATGCTCGCGGGCGCCGCCCAGGTCCCCGTTCACGAGCGGGGCACCGTGCTCGTCGACGCCGACCGGGCGTCCGCCATCGCCGCGGCCGTCGCCCGTGCGCGGCCGGGCGACACGGTGCTCGTCGCGGGCAAGGGCCACGAGCAGGGCCAGGACATCGCAGGCGTGGTGCGGCCCTTCGACGACCGCCAGGTCCTGCGGGAAGCCATCCAGAACAGTCAGGGATGAAGAAGTGATCGCCCTCTCCCTCACCGAGATCGCCGAAATCGTCGGCGGGCAGACGTACGACATACCGGACCCGGCGGTACAGGTCACCGGCTCCGTGGTCTACGACTCCCGCCAGGTCGAGCCCGGCAGTCTCTTCGCCGCGTTCGCCGGTGAGAACGTCGATGGGCACGACTACGCCGAAGGCGCCGTCGCGGCCGGAGCGGTGGCCGTGCTGGCCACCCGGCCCGTCGGCGTCCCCGCCGTCGTCGTACCCGACGTGACCGCCGCGCTGGGCGCGCTCGCCCGGACCGTCGTCGAACGGCTCGGGACCACCGTCGTCGCCCTCACGGGCTCGGCCGGGAAGACCAGCACCAAGGACCTGATCGCGCAGCTCCTCCAGCGCCAGGGCCCCACGGTCTGGCCGGCCGGGAACCTCAACAACGAGATCGGCCTCCCGGTGACCGCGCTGCGCGCCACCGAGGAGACCCGCCACCTCGTCCTGGAGATGGGCGCGCGCGGCGTCGGCCACATCCGTTACCTCACCGAGCTGACCCCGCCCCGCGTCGGCGTCGTCCTCAACGTGGGCTCCGCCCACATCGGCGAGTTCGGCGGCCGGGAGCGGATCGCCCAGGCGAAGGGCGAACTGGTCGAGGCGCTCCCGACGGCGGAGCAGGGCGGCGTGGCCGTCCTCAACGCCGACGACCCGCTCGTGAAGGCCATGGCGTCCCGCACCAAGGCGCGCGTGGTCTTCTTCGGCGAGTCCGAGGAAGCGTCCGTACGCGCCGAAAATGTCCGACTCACGTCGAGTGGACAGCCCTCATTCCGCCTTCACACACCCACCGGGTGCAGCGATGTGACCATGCGCCTGTACGGTGAGCACCACGTGTCGAACGCGCTCGCCGCGGCCGCCGTCGCCCATGAGCTGGGCATGCCCGTGCACGAGATCGCCGCCGCGCTCTCCGAGGCGGGCTCCCTCTCCCGCTGGCGCATGGAGGTCACCGAGCGTCCGGACGGTGTGACGATCGTCAACGACGCCTACAACGCGAACCCCGAGTCCATGCGGGCCGCCCTGCGCGCGCTCGCCGCCATGGGCGAGACCGCACGGGCCAAGGGGGGGCGCACGTGGGCGGTGCTCGGCCTGATGGCCGAGCTCGGCGACGAGGCGCTCGCCGAGCACGACGCGGTCGGACGGCTCGCCGTCCGGCTCAATGTCGGCAAGCTCGTCGCAGTCGGGGGCAGGGAAGCGTCCTGGCTGCAACTGGGCGCATATAACGAGGGTTCGTGGGGTGAGGAGTCGGTGCACGTGTCCGACGCGCAGGCGGCGATCGACCTGTTGCGCAGTGAACTGCGTCCGGGTGACGTCGTGCTGGTGAAGGCTTCCAGGTCGGTCGGGCTCGAGCGGGTCGCCCAGG
This genomic window from Streptomyces thermolilacinus SPC6 contains:
- a CDS encoding peptidoglycan D,D-transpeptidase FtsI family protein, with the translated sequence MPSQEPPHRRVPRPSAARRPTGRTSGSARTSGSAHPRPASGKASVSGRGPAARRPRQAPPRPPAPRPLRLGSPRPRLRLVSVGLTLVMLAFVVRLLQVQAVDAAAYAAKAEKNRYLSHKLAAERGEITDRSGIALATSVDAYDITADPKMFTPQESKVPDAPEQAAALLAPILGKDPAALVRTLKSPPSPRYAVLARKQTPQVWNQIKDLKALFAKKAREDKAKGGPGVSVLAGVLSEKSTKRVYPNGSLGAGILGYVNAEGHGAGGLESMLDEELAGRDGKITYAHSGGRRVPTAQARETPAVPGSDIELTIDRDIQWAAQKAISEQVAASRADRGYVIVQNTRTGEVLAMANAPGFDPNDLSQADSAAMGNAALQDAFEPGSTAKVMSMAAVLEEGVATPSTHVVVPNRLHRGDRLFKDDIDHPTWYLTLNGVLAKSSNIGTILATGQLGKNQAEANRVLHSYLRKFGIGSPTGLGYPGETSGILARPEDWNTSQQYTIPFGQGLSVNAMQAASVYSTIANGGVRIEPTLVRGTRGPDGRFTPAPEPDKTRVVSEKTAKTLAAMLESVVDDQEGTGTKAAIPGYRVAGKTGTANRVDPQLGRYKGYTASFAGFAPADDPQLTVYCAIQNPTQGSYFGGQICGPVHKKVMEFALKTLHIAPTGAQPPRMPVTFTPGS
- a CDS encoding UDP-N-acetylmuramoyl-L-alanyl-D-glutamate--2,6-diaminopimelate ligase is translated as MTTITPDPGNRSGTDRAAAASFSPITGAPGTLTAVPHPDQSPATDQGAPAKQPGAPRPVQVRPTPLGELAARLDVPAPHEPNRPYEGQVTGITHDSRAVRPGDVYAALPGARLHGADFAAQAADLGAVAILTDPSGADRAAATGLPVLTVEDPRGRMGELAAEIYGRPGTDLLQIGITGTSGKTTTAYLVEGGLKAAGRAPGLIGTVETRIGEERIKSERTTPEATDLQALFAVMRERGVEAVAMEVSSHALVLGRVDGCVFDVAVFNNLSPEHMEFHSGMEDYFQAKAQLFTPRRSRQGVVNYDDPYGRRLVTEATVPVVTFSADGDPDADWRAEDVRSGPLGSTFTIVGPKDERISAKSPLAGPFNVANTLAAVVTLAVAGIDPQTAADGVAAVPGVPGRLERVDAGQPYLAVVDYAHKTDAVESVLRTLRKVTEGRLHIVLGCGGDRDTTKRGPMGAAAARLADTAVLTSDNPRSEDPLAILSAMLAGAAQVPVHERGTVLVDADRASAIAAAVARARPGDTVLVAGKGHEQGQDIAGVVRPFDDRQVLREAIQNSQG
- a CDS encoding UDP-N-acetylmuramoyl-tripeptide--D-alanyl-D-alanine ligase codes for the protein MIALSLTEIAEIVGGQTYDIPDPAVQVTGSVVYDSRQVEPGSLFAAFAGENVDGHDYAEGAVAAGAVAVLATRPVGVPAVVVPDVTAALGALARTVVERLGTTVVALTGSAGKTSTKDLIAQLLQRQGPTVWPAGNLNNEIGLPVTALRATEETRHLVLEMGARGVGHIRYLTELTPPRVGVVLNVGSAHIGEFGGRERIAQAKGELVEALPTAEQGGVAVLNADDPLVKAMASRTKARVVFFGESEEASVRAENVRLTSSGQPSFRLHTPTGCSDVTMRLYGEHHVSNALAAAAVAHELGMPVHEIAAALSEAGSLSRWRMEVTERPDGVTIVNDAYNANPESMRAALRALAAMGETARAKGGRTWAVLGLMAELGDEALAEHDAVGRLAVRLNVGKLVAVGGREASWLQLGAYNEGSWGEESVHVSDAQAAIDLLRSELRPGDVVLVKASRSVGLERVAQALLETSTEGEVAGR